The following are encoded in a window of Haladaptatus sp. R4 genomic DNA:
- a CDS encoding IclR family transcriptional regulator, with protein MNVDGRCPVNATKTSFTLLETLAADGPLGVTELASRIDTTKGTVHNHLTTLRSLGYVKQVDGRYDLTLRSLATGERTRDRMQLFRVAKPYLDNLTKTTGEYAGLYVGEASCATRVYHATCSDSWSPSSVNGDQVPLHATAAGKAILSSMSDDRVEDCIRRHGLDRYTDGTITDSSRLFEQLRKVRDDRVAYSRGERIEDVNGVAAPIRGGDTDGRAAICVVGPDEVLHGRHFEEDVTGQVFSTAKKIELDLRSA; from the coding sequence ATGAACGTAGATGGGCGTTGCCCGGTGAACGCGACGAAGACGTCGTTTACGCTACTGGAAACCCTCGCGGCCGACGGTCCGCTCGGGGTGACGGAACTGGCCTCCCGAATCGACACGACGAAGGGAACCGTTCACAACCACCTGACGACGTTGCGTAGCCTGGGATACGTCAAACAGGTCGATGGCCGATACGACCTCACGCTTCGCTCGCTCGCGACGGGCGAGCGGACGAGGGATCGGATGCAGTTGTTCCGGGTCGCAAAGCCGTATCTCGACAATCTCACGAAGACGACCGGCGAGTACGCCGGTCTCTACGTCGGGGAAGCGAGTTGTGCGACTCGCGTGTATCACGCGACCTGCTCCGATTCGTGGTCTCCCTCGTCGGTCAACGGCGATCAAGTGCCGTTGCACGCCACCGCGGCCGGGAAAGCGATACTCTCCTCCATGTCCGACGACCGCGTCGAGGATTGTATCCGACGCCACGGATTGGATCGCTATACCGACGGGACGATCACCGACTCGTCACGGTTGTTCGAACAGTTGCGAAAGGTGCGTGACGACCGCGTCGCGTACAGCCGCGGGGAACGAATCGAGGACGTGAACGGTGTCGCCGCTCCGATCCGTGGCGGCGACACCGACGGACGGGCGGCCATCTGCGTCGTCGGTCCGGACGAGGTCCTCCACGGACGACATTTCGAGGAGGACGTCACGGGACAGGTGTTCAGCACCGCGAAGAAGATAGAACTCGACCTCCGTTCGGCGTGA